A DNA window from Malus domestica chromosome 12, GDT2T_hap1 contains the following coding sequences:
- the LOC103450097 gene encoding uncharacterized protein, with protein MVGSFHNKAVEAAGLSFRGHDENDTSNNRGNYLELLQFLADHNEKIKAIVLDKAPGNLKLIAHSIQKDLVHSCYIETIKTIISDMKNARFFSLLVDEARDVSIKEQMVVVLRYVDNNGKVIERFVGIQHVPNTTSNTLKEFIDAFIHFNELSFSNLPGQGYNGASNMKALVAVAKDNVDVNTFFLLANNVVNNIGASCKRHDALREMQQKELMKALENDSLMTGQGLNQETSLKRAGATRWNSHYGTLISLITMFSSVVNVLEMIVDDNTNDCVVEANRLLKDIQSFEFVFLLFFMKSILGIMNDLSQALQKDDQEIVNSMALVNTCKEQLLYMRNDEGFDLLVDKVLSFCVQHHIEGINMDETYVAHGRSHRNTHKKTNHHRYKVELFFVVIDSQLIELNDHFNETSTELLICLASLSPNDCFTAFDKEKLFRLAQLYPQDFTKQDLLALKDQLDIYIHSMRSRSDFSQLQSISDLAKKMVEKRLHRVFQYMYLLIKLALVLPVATASVEIAFSAMNIIKSPLRNRTGDQWLNDSLVVYIEKIVFSCIDNETIMTRVLDQSQNY; from the exons ATGGTTGGTAGCTTTCACAATAAAGCTGTTGAAGCTGCTG gtctttcatttcgtGGTCATGATGAAAATGACACTTCAAACAATAGAGGTAACTATTTGGAGCTCTTGCAATTCCTTGCGGATCATAATGAGAAAATAAAGGCCATTGTGTTAGATAAAGCTCCGGGAAATCTCAAGCTAATAGCTCATTCAATTCAAAAAGATCTTGTTCATTCATGTTATATTGAAACCATTAAAACTATCATAAGTGATATGAAGAATGCTAGGTTCTTTTCTCTATTGGTTGATGAGGCACGTGATGTTTCTATAAAGGAGCAAATGGTGGTGGTTTTGCGTTATGTGGACAATAATGGGAAAGTCATTGAAAGGTTTGTAGGAATTCAACATGTTCCCAACACCACTTCAAACACATTAAAGGAGTTTATTGATGCCTTCATTCATTTCAATGAGTTGAGCTTCTCCAATTTACCAGGGCAAGGTTACAATGGTGCTAGTAATATGAAAG CTCTtgttgccgtagcaaaggatAATGTTGATGTTAACACATTCTTCCTATTGGCTAATAATGTGGTAAATAATATTGGAGCTTCATGTAAGCGTCATGATGCACTTAGAGAGATGCAACAAAAAGAACTTATGAAAGCTCTTGAAAATGATTCTCTTATGACGGGACAAGGATTAAATCAAGAAACTAGTCTCAAACGTGCCGGAGCTACAAGATGGAATTCACATTATGGTACTTTGATTAGTTTAATTACTATGTTCTCATCCGTGGTCAATGTGCTTGAAATGATTGTTGATGATAATACCAATGATTGTGTGGTCGAAGCAAATAGGTTATTGAAAGACATACaatcttttgagtttgtgtttctcctattttttatgaaatctATATTGGGAATCATGAATGATTTATCACAAGCATTACAAAAGGATGATCAAGAGATTGTTAATTCAATGGCTTTAGTCAACACATGTAAAGAACAACTACTCTACATGAGGAATGATGAGGGGTTTGaccttttggttgacaaagtaTTGTCATTTTGTGTCCAACATCATATTGAGGGTATTAACATGGATGAGACATATGTAGCTCATGGGAGGTCGCACCGTAATACCCACAAAAAGACCAACCATCATCGTTACAAAGTGGAGCTCTTTTTTGTTGTCATTGATTCCCAGCTTATAGAGTTAAATGATCACTTCAATGAAACAAGTACTGAATTGCTCATTTGTTTGGCTAGTTTGAGTCCAAATGATTGTTTTACAgcttttgacaaagaaaagctaTTTCGCCTTGCTCAATTGTACCCTCAAGATTTTACGAAGCAAGACCTATTGGCACTTAAAGATCAACTTGATATTTATATTCATTCTATGCGTTCGAGAAGTGACTTTTCTCAGTTGCAAAGCATTAGTGATCTTGCTAAGAAAATGGTGGAAAAAAGGTTGCATCGAGTATTTCAATATATGTATTTACTTATTAAATTGGCTTTGGTTTTACCTGTTGCAACTGCTTCAGTGGAGATAGCATTTTCCGCCATGAATATCATAAAGAGTCCACTCCGCAACAGAACgggagatcaatggttaaatgatagcttagttgtttacattgagaaaattgttttttcttgtattgACAATGAAACTATCATGACACGtgtacttgaccaatcccaaaactactga
- the LOC139189844 gene encoding uncharacterized protein has translation MVCQPTKEQPQHGGFVAGHPYKPQNRAITRANLMNNYFNLNSVYTEEDFRRRFRMRRHVFKRFVMSCRSIHSFDKSGTEQATLVYKDEYLREPNQEDLNRLVRKAEDRGFWGIIGSLDCMHWDWKKCPTGWQEGFCGRLRKPTVVLDAVALYDTWIWHAFFGVPGSQNEITILECSPIFNRLTEGKPPQLDYYINDRKYNMGYYLANGIYPKWATLVQAIPNPMNDVEKLFTLHHQKAYGKDVERAFGILQAQWKIISEPVKAWSRENLDSVMMSGIILHNMIVEDERDGYIDGESDDDQEDPNRSKRAHTKIYDGPNLPFNPRIGSISINEYMRHYGMICSGATNKYLQQDLVAHLWAKRRLE, from the exons atggtgtgtcagccaactAAGGAACAACCTCAACATGGTGGCTTTGTTGCTGGTCACCCTTACAAACCACAAAACAGAGCGATAACGCGTGCCAATCtaatgaacaactacttcaacctcaactcggtgtacacagaagaggatttcagacgTCGTTTCAGgatgaggcgtcatgtcttCAAGCGTTTCGTGATGTCCTGCAGGTCAATCCATAGTTTCGACAAAAGCGGGACAGAGCAGGCCAccctg GTTTACAAAGACGAGTACCTCCGcgagccaaatcaagaagatctgaATCGGCTCGTTCGCAAAGCTGAAGACCGTGGATTTTGGGGCATCatagggtcattagactgcatgcattgggattggaagaaaTGTCCCACCGGATGGCAAGAAGGCTTCTGCGGAAGGTTAAGAAAGCCAACTGTTGTGTTAGATGCGGTTGCCTTATATgacacatggatttggcatgctttctttggagtccctggatcccaaaatgaGATTACAATTCTTGAATGTTCACCCATCTTTAATCGCCTGACAGAAGGTAAAccacctcaacttgactactacatcaacgaCCGTaaatacaatatggggtattacttggcaaatggcatctacccaaagtgggcgacacttgtccaagcaattccaaaccctatGAATGATGTggaaaagttgtttaccttacaccacCAAAAGGCATACgggaaagatgttgagagagctttcggtattctacaagcacaGTGGAAGATCATCAGCGAACCGGTAAAAGcgtggagtcgagaaaatttaGACTCTGTCATGATGTCTGGCATCATATTACATAATATGATAGTAgaggatgagcgagatgggtatattgatggagagtccgatgacgaccaagaagatccaaataggtcaaaaAGGGCTcatacaaaaatatatgatgggcctaatttgcctttcaatccaagaattggtagtatctctataaatgagtaTATGAGGCACTATGGAATGATATGTTCCGGTGCCACAAACAAAtacctacaacaggatcttgttgcacatctttgggccaaaagaaggTTGGAGTAG